Part of the Cupriavidus basilensis genome is shown below.
TCGGACCCAAAGGGATGCCGGCGGATGTGGTGAAGCGACTGAATACGGAGGTGAACCGTATTCTCGCCATGCCTGAGACCGCGACGAAGTTCTCTACAGATGGCGCGGCGCCCGCAGGTGGCACGCCGCAGCAGTTTGGGGGATTGATCTCGCGAGAAGTCACAGCCTGGACCGGGATCGTCACGAAGCTTGGCGTAAAGCCGGACTGACGAAGGAAGCAGGAGGCGGGCCCCCCCGGGGAACCCCCGGGAACGCGCCCGCTATAACTCTCAGTCAGAATCCATATTGGATATCGCGTTGCCCTCTCGGTACAGTTGTCTGGCGTTTTCACGGTGTCTGATCGCCCTCCAACCGAAGAGGTAGTTATGCAA
Proteins encoded:
- a CDS encoding tripartite tricarboxylate transporter substrate-binding protein, with translation MRFLIQFLQRLKALPEVPTVAESGLPNYDVTLRYGLIGPKGMPADVVKRLNTEVNRILAMPETATKFSTDGAAPAGGTPQQFGGLISREVTAWTGIVTKLGVKPD